From the genome of Longimicrobium sp.:
TCCATCGCGTGGCTCACGATCGTCCCCGCGCGCACGGGGGCCGAGGCGCGGAGCTTTACGCGCGCGAAGTCGATGAACTCCGTCAGCAGGCGGCTCAGGCGATCCGACTCGCGCGTCACCAGGTTGCTGAGCACGCCGCGGTCCTCGCGGTCGATCCCGTCGCCGGCGAGCTGCTCCGTGGCGCTGCGGATGGAGGCGAGCGGGTTCTTGATCTCGTGCGCCAGCGATGCGCTCAGCTCGGCCACCGCCTCCAGGCGCTCGGCGCGGCGGCGGAGCGCCTCCAGCCGACGGCTCCCGGTGATGTCCTGGAAGATCGCCGTCACCGAGGGGGGCTCGGGCTCCGGGCGCTCCACGACGGTGGTGCTCACCCCCAGCACCATCCCGTCCCTTCCCTCCCCCGTCTGCGAGCGCCGCACCCCGGCGTTCTCGCGCACGGAGGTCTCGATGATGGTGCCGAGCCCCGGAGCGGCCTCGTCGAGCACGGCGATCACGGGCTGGCCCTGCAGCTCGCGCGGATCGAGGTCGAGGAGCTCGGCGGCGGTGGGGTTCATGTACACCAGCCGCCCGTATCCGTTGACCGTCAGGATGCCGGTGAGGATGCTGGCCAGGATGTCGGCGGTGTCCAGCCGCAGCAGCCGCAGCTCCGTCTCCACCTCGCCGAGGGCCACGCCGGTGCGCCGCAGCCGGTCGCCCAGGTAGCCGGTGACCAGCGCCACCGCGCCAAAGATCACGATCTGGAGGAAGACGGGCGCGTCCAACTCGTGCGCGCTCCACACTACGTCCGCGAAGTACAGCACGCACGCCAGCACCGCGATCAGCATCCCGCCCACGATGGGAAGGAGGACGGCCCCGGCGAAGATCGCCAGCACGTAGAGCGGCGCGAAGCTGCTGTCCTTTCCGCCCGTCAGGTGCACGACGACGGCGACCATGCACACGTCGAACACCACCTGCCCGTACAGGTACGTGCGGCCCGGTGTGCGCCCGGCCAGGTGCGTGTGCCAGAACGACGGAAAGGTGACGACCAGCGCGGCCACGAAGAGGAGCGTGGCCGTGAGCGTCGTCCCGGGCGGAGCATCTCGCCACGCCCACGCCGCCGCCACGAAGATCGCCGCCGCCAGCGTCATCCGCGCGACGTACACCCACGACAGGAGCTGCCGCGTGTCCGGAATGGTCCCCGTTTTAAACCGTTTCTGGCGGACCATTCGGAAGGGCGCGGGGAAAGGAGACGGCACGTACCGGCTGCGAATGATCCGCCCCGCCGTGGGGTGTGTCAAGCGGGCGAGTGAACTCGCTGCAACAACCGCACAAAGTCCGCCTGCGCGGACTCGCGGCCGTCATCCCCCGCGTTGCGCATGACTTCCGCGCCGCACCCCCCCACCTGTCATTCTGAAGGAGCCGCCGGCACCTACCTGCGCAAGGCAACCAGAACTCCCTCCGGCGACTGAAGAATCTAGCCGGCGCGGCAGGAGAACGGCGTTGCACCTCGAGCCCCGCGCCACGCGCAGTAGATCCTTCACTCGCGCCGAAGGGTCGGTTTAGAGGCGAGATCTGAGAGGCGCTCGTTCAGGATGACAGTATGGAATGGACCACACGCGCCCCCTCGCGTGTACAGGGGCGCCGGAACGAACGTCCGCCGGGCGCCCGGCAACCCCCATCCGCGAGCCACCGATGAAGCACGTCCTGCGCGCAACCCTGATCCTCGCCCTGACCGCCGCCTGCGCCCGCCCCTCCGGCGAGGTGAGCAGCGCCGATGCCGCGCCCGCGCAGTCTCCCGCCGCGGTGCACGCCTCCGGTGCGCACGCCGAGGGAACGGCCCGCGCGCCGGGCGCCGCCGCCGCCGCATCCGCCCTCCTCGCAGTGGTCTACAAGACGCCGACGTGCGGCTGCTGCGCGAAGTGGGTG
Proteins encoded in this window:
- a CDS encoding ATP-binding protein, producing MVRQKRFKTGTIPDTRQLLSWVYVARMTLAAAIFVAAAWAWRDAPPGTTLTATLLFVAALVVTFPSFWHTHLAGRTPGRTYLYGQVVFDVCMVAVVVHLTGGKDSSFAPLYVLAIFAGAVLLPIVGGMLIAVLACVLYFADVVWSAHELDAPVFLQIVIFGAVALVTGYLGDRLRRTGVALGEVETELRLLRLDTADILASILTGILTVNGYGRLVYMNPTAAELLDLDPRELQGQPVIAVLDEAAPGLGTIIETSVRENAGVRRSQTGEGRDGMVLGVSTTVVERPEPEPPSVTAIFQDITGSRRLEALRRRAERLEAVAELSASLAHEIKNPLASIRSATEQLAGDGIDREDRGVLSNLVTRESDRLSRLLTEFIDFARVKLRASAPVRAGTIVSHAMEVVRAHPDASGRAIHLECTDEAMSAEVLGDEDLLHRAFLNLVLNAAQWAGPGGKVEVEADVIQSDLLSAAMSSTRALRVRVTDTGPGVPPDEVEHVFDPFFTLRPGGTGLGLALVQRAAEAHGGAVFVDEPRGDGWGATFTMYLPALDGEESA